One Chitinophagales bacterium genomic window carries:
- the recX gene encoding regulatory protein RecX produces MPVRQQDISQIAGKIERYCASAERCRQDVIRKLSQSGVEPATIEKLIRRLERRGFLDEKRYARLFAREKFHLSAWGKIKIRHALRQKGISDDLIEVALEEIPQEEYLATLRKLFSQKIHALAATDKASRKEKVFRYLAGRGFEPDLITRLMENDG; encoded by the coding sequence ATGCCGGTCAGGCAGCAGGATATCAGCCAGATTGCAGGAAAAATAGAACGTTACTGTGCTTCAGCAGAGCGTTGCCGGCAGGACGTCATACGTAAGCTGAGCCAATCAGGTGTTGAGCCAGCCACTATTGAAAAACTCATCCGCAGGCTTGAGCGCAGGGGCTTCCTGGATGAAAAGCGGTATGCCCGTTTGTTTGCGCGGGAAAAATTTCACCTTTCCGCATGGGGGAAAATAAAAATTCGGCATGCACTGCGGCAGAAAGGCATTTCTGATGACCTGATAGAAGTTGCTCTGGAGGAAATCCCGCAGGAAGAATACCTTGCAACGCTCCGAAAGCTTTTTTCTCAAAAAATTCATGCATTGGCTGCAACCGATAAGGCCTCTCGTAAAGAGAAAGTATTCCGTTATCTTGCAGGGCGGGGCTTTGAGCCAGACCTGATAACCCGTTTAATGGAAAACGATGGTTAA
- a CDS encoding acetyl-CoA acetyltransferase: protein MTNAYVLDAVRTPIGKYGGVLSSVRPDDLAAEVIRALMKRNEKILPSEVEDVIFGAANQAGEDNRNVARIALLLAGLPVTTAGVTVNRLCASGLQAIMDAARAVMLGEADVYIAGGAESMSRAPFVMAKAYEAFSRSAEVYDTTLGWRFINKKFAQLYYPFSMGETAENVARKWNISRQEQDAFALQSQEKYQQAFQAGKFQDEIIPVLVNKPTGDVVSVNTDEHPRKTSLDKLAALKPVFAKDGTVTAGNASGINDGAAALLIVSEKVVQERGLKPLARIKAMAVAGVDPDIMGIGPVPATRKALQRAGLKVEDIGLVELNEAFASQSLACIRELHFNPDIVNVNGGAIALGHPLGCSGARISATLLHEMKRRPNVQYGLATMCIGVGQGAAVIYERVG, encoded by the coding sequence ATGACAAACGCATATGTTTTGGATGCTGTCCGAACTCCCATTGGAAAATATGGGGGCGTCCTTAGCTCAGTGCGGCCGGATGACCTTGCGGCTGAAGTCATCCGTGCCTTAATGAAGCGAAACGAAAAGATTCTCCCTTCAGAAGTGGAAGACGTAATTTTTGGTGCGGCCAATCAAGCTGGTGAAGACAATCGGAATGTAGCCAGGATAGCACTGCTCCTGGCAGGTCTGCCGGTTACTACAGCCGGGGTAACCGTGAATCGTTTATGTGCGTCAGGCTTGCAGGCCATTATGGATGCAGCACGGGCTGTCATGTTGGGTGAGGCGGACGTGTATATTGCCGGAGGAGCCGAGAGCATGAGTCGCGCACCATTTGTTATGGCAAAGGCCTATGAGGCTTTCTCGCGTTCGGCAGAAGTGTATGATACTACTCTGGGCTGGCGGTTCATCAATAAAAAATTTGCTCAGTTGTATTATCCTTTCTCCATGGGTGAAACGGCCGAAAATGTTGCACGCAAATGGAATATTTCTCGTCAGGAACAGGATGCATTTGCTCTGCAGTCGCAAGAAAAATATCAGCAGGCTTTTCAGGCTGGTAAATTTCAGGACGAGATTATTCCTGTGCTGGTCAATAAACCCACGGGAGATGTTGTAAGTGTTAACACAGATGAACATCCCCGGAAGACCTCTCTTGATAAACTGGCAGCACTAAAGCCTGTTTTTGCCAAGGATGGAACGGTGACAGCAGGCAATGCATCCGGTATCAATGACGGAGCAGCGGCACTGTTGATTGTTTCCGAAAAGGTGGTGCAGGAGCGGGGTCTTAAACCGCTGGCGCGGATAAAAGCTATGGCAGTGGCCGGTGTAGATCCGGATATCATGGGTATTGGTCCCGTGCCGGCAACACGCAAAGCTCTGCAAAGAGCCGGACTAAAGGTAGAAGATATAGGGCTGGTAGAGCTCAACGAAGCCTTTGCATCACAATCCCTGGCTTGCATACGTGAATTGCATTTCAATCCGGATATTGTGAATGTAAACGGGGGCGCCATTGCATTGGGGCACCCACTGGGTTGTTCCGGGGCACGTATTTCAGCTACACTTTTACATGAAATGAAGCGCAGGCCCAACGTACAATACGGGCTTGCAACCATGTGCATAGGAGTAGGACAGGGGGCTGCCGTGATTTACGAACGTGTTGGATAA
- the ctaA gene encoding heme A synthase codes for MPKPSGAVKWWLLCGVVMIYVQIMLGGITRLTGSGLSITEWQIITGTIPPLNERSWNNEFEKYRETPQYHKLNKGMTLAEFKRIYFWEYLHRLWARLMGFVFAIPFAVFLLRKQLPKRLILQLVVVIFLSALAASFGWIMVKSGLVERPWVDAYKLTMHLLIALLTFSYLLHVTVRQWVADEYYTVSPLLKRFAAVLLAVITVQLSLGGMMSGMKAGFLYPTFPDMNGRFIPDVLLSPSSWTMDAFRHYDADPFAASLVHFLHRMVGYSFLLLVVIFYCKSKKVKTRHPLPAAAGALAGITLIQVVLGIITVLHFKGGLPIMWGVLHQAVGILVLADLVVVFALIRKPYV; via the coding sequence ATGCCCAAACCTTCCGGTGCTGTCAAGTGGTGGCTGCTCTGCGGAGTAGTGATGATTTACGTACAGATCATGCTGGGCGGCATTACCCGCCTTACGGGCTCGGGTCTGTCCATAACAGAATGGCAAATTATTACCGGAACTATTCCCCCACTCAATGAGCGCTCGTGGAATAATGAATTTGAAAAGTACCGTGAAACTCCGCAATACCATAAGCTGAATAAAGGAATGACCCTGGCCGAATTCAAACGCATATACTTTTGGGAATATCTTCATCGTTTGTGGGCGCGCCTGATGGGTTTTGTATTTGCCATTCCGTTTGCTGTTTTTTTACTCAGAAAGCAATTACCGAAACGTCTTATCCTGCAGTTAGTTGTGGTGATTTTCCTAAGTGCTCTTGCTGCATCTTTCGGATGGATCATGGTGAAAAGCGGCCTTGTTGAACGCCCCTGGGTGGATGCCTATAAGCTTACAATGCATCTGCTTATTGCGTTGCTCACTTTTTCCTATTTATTGCATGTAACCGTTCGTCAATGGGTTGCGGATGAGTATTATACTGTGAGTCCATTACTAAAGCGGTTTGCAGCCGTACTACTTGCAGTCATCACGGTGCAATTGTCATTGGGCGGAATGATGTCGGGAATGAAAGCCGGCTTTCTTTACCCTACATTTCCTGATATGAACGGACGCTTTATCCCGGATGTTCTGCTTTCGCCTTCATCCTGGACAATGGATGCTTTCAGGCATTATGATGCTGATCCTTTTGCTGCATCGTTGGTGCACTTTCTTCACCGGATGGTGGGTTATAGCTTTCTGCTTCTTGTGGTGATTTTTTATTGTAAATCAAAAAAAGTAAAAACCCGTCACCCTTTGCCGGCAGCGGCCGGAGCCTTGGCAGGCATCACCTTGATCCAGGTTGTGCTGGGTATCATTACCGTATTACACTTTAAAGGAGGGCTGCCGATAATGTGGGGAGTGCTGCATCAGGCAGTGGGTATTTTAGTGCTTGCTGATCTGGTTGTAGTTTTTGCCCTTATCCGCAAGCCTTATGTCTGA
- the apaG gene encoding Co2+/Mg2+ efflux protein ApaG: MKNLFLRRAYNRLMITHVTHGIRISVETFYQQDYSNPVNWEYMFAYRITIENTSSFTVKLLKRYWKIFDSIGELKEIEGVGVVGKQPILKPGESHQYVSGCSLRSEVGRMSGNYLMQRLDDGKLFRVIIPEFELVAPLKLN, encoded by the coding sequence ATGAAAAACCTTTTTTTAAGACGGGCGTATAACCGTCTTATGATAACCCACGTCACTCACGGAATAAGAATAAGCGTAGAAACCTTTTACCAGCAGGATTATTCTAATCCGGTAAACTGGGAATACATGTTTGCCTATCGTATTACGATTGAAAATACCAGTTCCTTCACCGTAAAACTACTTAAGCGCTACTGGAAGATTTTTGACTCTATAGGCGAGCTTAAGGAAATAGAAGGTGTGGGGGTGGTTGGCAAACAACCGATATTGAAACCCGGAGAATCTCATCAATACGTTTCCGGGTGCAGCCTGAGAAGCGAAGTAGGCCGCATGTCGGGCAATTATCTGATGCAGCGGCTGGATGATGGTAAGTTGTTCCGGGTAATCATTCCCGAGTTTGAGTTGGTGGCTCCCCTGAAGCTGAACTAA
- a CDS encoding magnesium chelatase, translating into MDELEITESEQLISDRLVKTYGSAVYGVNAITITVEVNVSQGMKYFLVGLPDNAVKESQQRIEAALKNNGYRMPRQRIVINMAPADIRKEGSSYDLTIALGILAASGQVNPEKIGEYVVMGELSLDGSLQPIKGALPIAIQARKEKFTGFILPKQNAREAAIVNDLKIYGADNIRDVVRFFNHEGELIQVQVDTRAEFAANLNKFDFDFSDVKGQENIKRALEIAAAGGHNVILIGPPGAGKTMLAKRIPTILPPLTLHEALETTKVHSVAGKLPSNASLIYQRPFRAPHHTISDVALVGGGSFPQPGEISLAHNGVLFLDELPEFKRSVLEVMRQPMEERKITVSRSRFSVEYPASFMLVASMNPCPCGYYNHPEKECVCAPGVVQKYLNRISGPLLDRIDLHVEVTPLPIKDLSMERQGEKSETIRARVIKARQIQEKRFSGKQGIYCNAQMATKELREYCRIDTASQTLLNKAMERLGLSARAYDRILKVSRTIADLEGSDDIKMEHLAEAIQFRSLDRESWAA; encoded by the coding sequence ATGGATGAACTGGAAATTACGGAATCCGAACAGCTGATATCTGACAGACTCGTAAAGACCTACGGATCTGCCGTTTACGGAGTGAATGCCATCACCATCACAGTGGAGGTGAATGTATCACAGGGTATGAAATACTTTCTGGTGGGATTACCGGACAATGCGGTAAAAGAAAGCCAGCAACGCATTGAAGCAGCTTTAAAAAACAATGGCTACCGCATGCCACGCCAGCGTATAGTAATCAACATGGCGCCTGCCGATATCCGTAAAGAAGGTTCATCTTATGATCTCACCATAGCCCTTGGTATTCTTGCAGCTTCAGGACAAGTAAATCCAGAAAAAATCGGTGAATATGTGGTCATGGGAGAATTGTCATTGGATGGTAGCCTGCAGCCAATCAAAGGGGCTTTGCCTATAGCCATTCAGGCACGAAAAGAAAAATTTACAGGCTTCATTTTGCCAAAACAAAATGCACGAGAGGCCGCTATCGTCAATGATCTTAAGATTTATGGGGCTGACAATATCCGTGATGTTGTTCGCTTTTTCAATCATGAAGGTGAATTAATCCAGGTTCAGGTGGATACCCGGGCCGAGTTTGCTGCTAATCTGAATAAGTTTGATTTTGATTTTTCAGATGTGAAGGGACAGGAAAATATCAAGCGCGCGCTGGAGATTGCAGCAGCCGGTGGGCATAACGTGATTTTAATCGGACCTCCTGGTGCGGGCAAAACCATGCTTGCCAAACGCATCCCCACCATTCTTCCTCCTCTAACCTTGCATGAAGCGCTGGAAACTACCAAAGTACACTCTGTTGCCGGCAAGTTGCCATCTAATGCTTCCCTGATATATCAGCGCCCCTTTCGTGCTCCGCATCATACCATCAGCGATGTAGCCCTTGTGGGTGGTGGTAGCTTCCCGCAACCGGGAGAGATTTCCCTTGCCCACAATGGAGTATTGTTTTTGGACGAATTGCCCGAGTTTAAACGTTCCGTCCTGGAAGTAATGCGCCAGCCGATGGAAGAAAGAAAAATCACCGTTTCCCGTTCCCGCTTTTCTGTTGAGTATCCCGCAAGTTTTATGCTGGTAGCTTCGATGAATCCCTGCCCCTGCGGCTATTACAACCATCCTGAAAAAGAATGTGTCTGTGCGCCTGGGGTGGTGCAGAAATATCTGAACAGAATCTCAGGCCCATTGCTCGACAGAATTGACCTGCATGTAGAGGTGACTCCACTACCCATTAAAGACCTTTCGATGGAAAGGCAGGGAGAGAAAAGTGAAACTATTCGCGCGCGTGTGATAAAAGCACGACAAATCCAGGAGAAACGATTTTCAGGAAAGCAGGGAATTTATTGCAACGCCCAAATGGCCACCAAAGAACTGCGCGAATATTGCCGCATTGATACCGCCTCACAAACCTTGCTGAATAAAGCCATGGAGCGGCTTGGCCTCTCGGCACGCGCATACGACCGCATCCTGAAAGTATCGCGCACCATAGCCGACCTTGAAGGAAGCGATGACATCAAGATGGAGCATCTTGCAGAAGCGATACAATTCAGGAGTTTGGACAGAGAAAGCTGGGCAGCCTGA
- a CDS encoding MFS transporter codes for MAQGITMIAIPWHFTNVLNMPSGFGIITMVATFLSLLWGLYAGVMIDRYNRKHVFLAITTGGFIIMLLVSLLGFYLGQLPMLSVAFIYCSMFLIFTVHYPNLFAFAQEITDPKDYGRIISWIEIQGQATTAASMALGAVLYGGARSGEISLLGFQVKLATVLRPWELHEIFLLNAITFLLAGLLISFIRFQPLAHRSAEISGVLSRLKAGFDYLYKHRLIFIFGTASFFIFVTILITGFYLNPIYIKNHLQQEAGVYASYEMYFAVGSLLAGIGIRTLFRKSNTVAAIIIMSLGISALYFICMWNTHLGVFYLIGLMQGFGNAGTRIMRMTYLFHHIPNQVIGRTGGVFMTVSVILRLILIFVISRPFFVSGNHVTYSYFILALFVLSAAALMSVFYTRLVALPAHSDIRLADKGKNYNQISKH; via the coding sequence TTGGCACAGGGCATTACGATGATTGCTATTCCCTGGCATTTCACCAACGTGCTGAATATGCCTTCCGGGTTTGGAATCATTACGATGGTGGCAACTTTTCTTTCCCTCCTCTGGGGGCTGTATGCAGGCGTAATGATAGACCGTTATAACCGGAAACATGTCTTTCTGGCCATTACCACCGGAGGTTTTATTATCATGCTTTTGGTATCCCTGCTGGGCTTCTATCTAGGGCAGTTGCCGATGCTGTCGGTGGCGTTTATTTACTGCAGCATGTTTTTGATATTTACAGTACACTATCCGAATCTTTTTGCTTTTGCGCAGGAAATTACCGACCCGAAAGATTACGGGCGCATTATTTCCTGGATTGAAATTCAGGGACAGGCAACCACTGCAGCGTCCATGGCTCTGGGAGCTGTTCTTTACGGAGGCGCACGTAGCGGGGAAATATCTTTGCTGGGCTTTCAGGTAAAGCTGGCAACCGTTCTGCGCCCCTGGGAACTGCACGAAATTTTTCTCCTGAATGCTATTACCTTTCTGCTGGCCGGATTGTTGATTTCATTTATCCGCTTTCAACCGCTAGCCCATCGCTCTGCAGAGATCAGCGGAGTGCTTTCCAGGCTGAAAGCCGGTTTTGATTACCTCTACAAGCATCGCCTGATCTTTATTTTCGGCACTGCTTCTTTCTTCATCTTTGTGACTATTCTGATAACCGGCTTTTACTTAAATCCTATTTACATCAAAAATCACCTGCAGCAGGAAGCCGGGGTATATGCTTCGTATGAAATGTACTTTGCTGTAGGAAGCCTGCTTGCCGGCATTGGTATCCGGACCTTGTTTCGGAAATCCAACACGGTGGCTGCCATCATCATCATGTCACTGGGAATTTCAGCCCTCTATTTTATTTGCATGTGGAATACACATCTTGGGGTATTTTATTTAATTGGTCTGATGCAGGGGTTTGGTAATGCAGGCACCCGGATCATGCGGATGACCTATTTGTTTCACCATATACCCAACCAGGTTATCGGGCGCACGGGAGGAGTATTTATGACCGTCAGTGTTATTCTGCGTCTTATTTTAATTTTTGTCATTTCACGCCCCTTTTTTGTGAGCGGAAATCATGTAACATACAGTTACTTTATCCTGGCTTTGTTTGTGCTCAGTGCTGCTGCCCTGATGAGTGTGTTTTATACAAGGCTGGTTGCCCTGCCAGCGCACTCAGACATAAGGCTTGCGGATAAGGGCAAAAACTACAACCAGATCAGCAAGCACTAA
- a CDS encoding membrane protein — protein MIQRIQTVWWLLSAILLVGMLFLPVFRSPDGTLLYPNNFVILLLTALVTAGGSLLIIFLYKNRPFQIKAGWVLILLHLLLMGILGYWFFSQTGLAYLPATVIPLISLIFQILAIRGVRKDEALVKSMDRLR, from the coding sequence ATGATTCAGAGAATTCAGACGGTGTGGTGGCTGCTTTCAGCCATTTTACTTGTTGGGATGTTGTTTCTGCCGGTTTTCAGAAGTCCGGACGGCACATTGCTCTACCCGAATAATTTTGTCATCCTGCTACTCACTGCCCTTGTAACAGCAGGTGGAAGCTTGCTGATTATTTTTCTCTATAAAAACCGCCCTTTTCAGATAAAAGCAGGTTGGGTTTTAATACTTCTGCATCTGCTACTTATGGGAATCCTTGGGTACTGGTTCTTCTCACAAACAGGACTTGCTTATTTGCCGGCAACGGTCATCCCGTTAATTTCTTTGATTTTTCAAATACTGGCTATCCGGGGGGTTCGCAAAGATGAAGCGCTGGTGAAATCAATGGACCGCCTGCGCTAA
- the gmk gene encoding guanylate kinase, producing the protein MKLIIFTAPSGAGKTTIVHRLLDMDSRLKFSVSATTRKKRDYEVDGKHYYFLTEEEFKSKIQKGEFIEWEEVYPGVFYGTLASEVERLTRAGKAIVFDIDVKGALRLKEKYGDAALTIFVKPPSLQVLRERLANRNSENTQSMVKRLERIKFEMSFEDRFDRVLVNDDLDKAVAEAKKIIDAFLSQR; encoded by the coding sequence ATGAAGCTTATCATTTTTACAGCTCCCTCCGGTGCCGGGAAAACCACCATTGTACATCGCCTGCTGGATATGGATTCCAGGCTGAAATTTTCGGTTTCTGCGACCACCCGAAAAAAACGCGACTATGAAGTAGATGGGAAGCATTACTACTTTCTCACGGAAGAAGAGTTCAAATCAAAAATCCAAAAAGGTGAATTCATTGAGTGGGAAGAGGTTTATCCGGGAGTATTTTACGGTACTCTTGCCAGTGAAGTGGAGCGTCTGACCCGTGCTGGAAAAGCAATTGTATTTGATATTGACGTTAAAGGAGCATTGCGTCTGAAAGAAAAATATGGGGATGCAGCTCTGACCATCTTTGTCAAGCCTCCTTCTTTGCAGGTGCTCAGGGAGCGACTTGCCAACCGCAATTCTGAAAATACCCAGTCCATGGTAAAACGCCTTGAACGCATAAAATTTGAAATGAGCTTTGAAGACCGCTTTGATCGGGTATTGGTCAATGATGACCTGGATAAGGCGGTTGCCGAGGCAAAAAAAATAATAGACGCTTTCCTGAGCCAACGATGA